In Pan troglodytes isolate AG18354 chromosome 20, NHGRI_mPanTro3-v2.0_pri, whole genome shotgun sequence, the genomic window AGAACACGGCTTCTTGACTGTGGGTTGCAGAGAAGGAAAGGTCTTTGCTGCCAGCACTGTGCCTATGACTCCTCTCTGGGTGAGTCCCCAGTTGCACAGAGTGGGGATTTTCCTGGATGTAGGTATGAGGTCCATTGCCTTTTACAATGTTAGTGATGGGTGccatatctacacattcatcgaGATTCCTGTTTGCGAGCCATGGCGTCCATTTTTTGCTCATCAACGTGGAAGTCAAGATGATCAGAGCATCCTGAGTATCTGTTCTGTGATCAATCCAGCCAGGGCCAGTGCCCCAGTTTCTTCTGGGggaaagtaaataaacatttcaacATAATCATCTTTAGGAAGTTTCAGTGCGCCCATAGCCATAGCTAAGAACTTTTCTGCTAGATACACATAGGTACAAAGGGACAGAAGGGAAAAAGCCATCACTCTGTAAACCATGAACAGAAAGCAATTATGTTAATGAGGGGAAAATTACATTGTAATTAAAGTTTGTCATGTTGTTTTCTTTGGGGcttatgtttatatttctgttcaataaacattttgaaaattcagattcatttgccaatgttttctattttctgcaagATTAGTGTACTATGTGTTATGGAAGTTATGAACgaaataataatttcaatgtGACCCAACACAGTAACTGAATTTCAAATGATAAGGACCTATGAATACGGcaaaattatatatgttcatGTATTCAGTTTAACCCAACAACCGAACACTGACATTCATTTCAAGTGCACACTGAGTGTTTGCCACGAATATGTGTGGTCTTAGAGAGATCTCATTAGctttaaaattgaaatactatACACCCTCTCCTATGACGGCAACAGAGTCaaattggaaatcaataacaggaagaaaTCCAGAAATTCTCCacttacatgcaaattaaataaccacttctaaataaaatgatcaaatatgAAATGACAATGGAAATTACAGCTATCCTGAGTTGAATGAAAAACACACATTTCCAAAATTTCTAGATGCGGTTGAAGCTCACTGAGAAACTCCTAATAGGAAGAAAATACCGTAATCAATCACCTTAATTTCTACTTGAACTTACTTCACTAAGAGCAATTCAAttgtcagcattttgatcaaaaccaTCTGACAAGTATCTCGGGAGTTCCAGACattctcacatcttcctgtcttcttctgagccctccaaacggttgcaacctctgcccgttacccagttccaaagtcgcttccacattttcaggtacctCAATAGCAGTGcctcactcctggtaccaatatTCTATatcagttcattctcacactgctctaaagaactaccggagactgggtaatttatgaagaaaagaggtttcattaatTTATAGTTCTGCAGGTCGCACGGGGAACATCACTGGGTGGCCTCGGGAAATTtaacaatcatggaggaaggcaaaggggaagcgaACATGAGAGCGGCCAAGGAAACTTTACCACTGTCTTAGTAGAAGCCAGCGGAGCTGCTTTCTGTGAAAAGATGCAACTGGAAAAGAGGTGGAAAGTATCTAACACCCAAACCAACCCCACCAGTGTGCCAGGAATCCTAAGACGCTCTTCTCTAATTCTGAACGGAAGAACTCCGCTTCCAAGACATGAGCATGAATGCAATTCCAGGCTGTAAGATATTTTGGGAGAATATTAGAGAGGCAAATCAACCCACTGGACTTGGTGCTTTCCACAACTGAGGCCACCTGGTATTCCCAAAGAGAACAGAAATGTTGTTCAAGCTTTACTGAaagcagataaaaattaaaagatgtgaGGGATCAGTGCTCCAGGAACCTGGGTCCATAAAATTACAAGCTGGAGAATAACTGCTCCCAGAAAtgtgagtatattttaaaaggatttatatgagaaaataaaccaATTAGAATTATGCCAGAAGAGATAAGCATTTTCTCCCTGCATGCATATGTGTAGATAcggtatgtgtgtgtacatggacATACAGGTGCCAGATTATATTATAGATGCCAATCAATGAAGAAAAGCAATGTGCAAGGATTTCATATAATATATGCACCGCAACATAGGGATTTGTGTTTCTCAATTGGCCTTCACGAGACAAAAGGAATTGAAAACTGCCTTGGCTTTGAATAGGAAAGAAGAGAATCTAGCAGTCACTAGAGAGTGTTTACtgtggagatgattgaattaaaGACTATTAATTTAATCACACTAATGTAATCAAATCCTTTCCCACCTGACCTCCACTTTTACGTTCTTATCCATGAACTCTGATCccctataatatatttaatacatgagGAACCCAATtgtgaacatttttaaagaggaaatgaaTCTCATTTTACTTACGTTGTGATGTAAGGGAAATAGAAAGATTGTAACAGTATCTTTTACCTTTCATTTTAGATGCtgcaactaaaaagaaaaaccgGACTTTCACTGGCTGACTGATTGTCTGGAAAGCGTTTTGCGATTTCTTTCCTAGGCTTCTTAATTAGAATCTTTACATTatagagaaaatgtttttgagagtTGAGTGTGGTCTGTGGAGAGTCCTATTAGTAACGACTACTGGGTAGGTTTAACTCACCTCTtttattgaaatgtgaaaaggtgttacatttataatagaaaactcTTTGAAAGTCACACCATTCATTTGAGAGGAATTTTAAATGTCACcccaaattttaagattttaattaattttcattgATTTCCAAATTTTAATCAATAGGCATAATCTTCAAGATCTTATCTAAAAAATATTACATGGCAATATTTTGTCCTTGTTAATTCAAAAATAACACTGAAAACACAATCGTCTTCCTTTACCGTAAAAACCTGTCCAAAAGTAACCATCTCAATGATGGCAGAATGAAATCAGAATCTGATTGGATTAAAAAGGAAAGGGTGTGGCTAAGGTGGGTGGAGACACCCTCTCGTATAAAAGCCCCTGGCAGGCAGCTCTCACTCCAGATCTGAGCTGTCCAGAGAAGCAGCTGGAGGCCAGGGCAGAAACTCCAGAAGGAGAGGTGAGTTCAATCTCTTGGAATTCATTTTCACAAAAGGCGTATGAGAGTCTAGGGGAATGCAATAATGTCTTGATTCCACAAGAGTTGTCTGAGGCCAACTCCATGACAGACACACTGTATTTCTGGAGGATAATGGGACCTCTGCCCTGGTAACAGTTAGGTAAGTCTTAGATTTTCAATACCAAGGCAAGAGACGTGACAATCTCCATTTGCTTGAATTTCATCAGAATTTGGTAGACTTTCTGAAATGATGGACAGAGGTTCGGTGGCGGCGTTATTCAACGTCAGGTTTTCCTATGGGTTTGGTATTGTTTTCCTATTCTCCCCTTCccacaacccctggcaaccatcattcttctcttattttctgatttttttttgttcagttttttgttccttttaattcagaaagagaaagggaaggaaatgaaaagcaaactTTGTTTGCATTATTTTTGCAGAAAAGATCTGGCCAGATGCTGGGACCTACCTCTTCCAGGATGgggattcattttttctttaattgttttgagacagggtctcgctctgtctgccaggctggagtgcagcggccatTTTCTGATTCTATGAGATCAGTCAACTCAGATTCCACATAACTGAGATCATACAGTGTTTACTTCCTTCAGCCTCACTTATTTTACTTCCCATCATGCCCTCGGCCTTCATCCACATTGGTGCAATGCCAGAattgccttcttttttatggtagaataatccCATGTATATATCACCATTTCCTCATCCATTTTTCTCTCACAGACTCTGGGGTTGTTTCCATGGCTCTTGTGAATAACGCTGCAGAGAACCtgagagtgcagatgtctctttgacatgCTGACCTCTTTCTTTCACGTAGAAACACAGAAGTAGGGTTGCTGGAACACAGGCAGTTCTATTCttaatgttttcagaaagttccctacaattttctttttgctacggccttgaaaatattccttatatattttggatattaatccactgtcatatatatggctgcttgtttttttttagttctgttttttgcttttttttttttttcccccgccaAGCGTAAGATTCAGTTTTACCTGGTAGGACTTATTTGTACTTTGTGTCTTGTCCTTTTGGTGCGCTATCAGGGTTTTCACCACATCCAGTTTGCACAGTTGGGGAAGTAGAAGGTCTTCAAATGGActccagcactgtccaatagaaacatAAGATAACCCATATATGTAATTGTAAATTCATTTTCTGGTAGTCACATAAAATAGGACAAAACAAACCTAATGaattttaactcaaaataaaatcatttaacatGTGAGCAACTTTAAACGTTCTCAAGGAGATAGTTTACATTCTCTTTTCCCCCTTATGTCTTCAAAAATAAGAGTGTATTTGGCTCACAGCACATCTCCATTCAGATACGCCCCATCCCAGGTCTCAATAGCCATTTGTGACTGGTGGCTACCATATCAAAGAGCTCAGGGGTGTAGACTCCTTTACTATTTCAATTCAAAGGCTTTCGATGAATCATGCCCTTTATTCCAATGAGTATTACAGATATTAGAAGTTCAGGGCCTCGAGTCATTGACATTTGTATTCATGTTGTGTCTTCATCACTAGCAGCAGTGATTTTAAGTATCGTGccatgacagctccatgcatgtaaAGATAAAAGCCCCACACACTATCAGCTGTTCATTCAGCTCGTGGAAATTCTAATTccgtgttcatttttttttccatagacatTTGCCATGGCTGAGCACTTCAAACAGGTCATTAGATGTCCTGTCTGCCTAAAAGATCTTGAAGACGCTGTGCAACTGAAATGTGGATATGCCTGCTGCCTCCAGTGCCTCAATTCACTCCAGAAGGAGCCCGATGGGGAAGGTTTACTGTGCCGTTTCTGCTCTGTGGTCTCTCAGAAGGATGACATCAAGCCCAAGTACAAGCTGAGGGCGCTGGTTTCCATCATCAAGGAACTAGAGCCCAAGCTGAAAAAGGTTCTAACAATGAACCCAAGGATGAGGAAGTTTCAAGGTAAGGAATCTATAGGACCTGCCACAACCCATAAAAGGCACTGGGAAAACGACtttcaaacatttcttcattAAACATAGGCATTAGCAGGATATCTAGCATCTAAAACTTCCATGCTTCACAAACAGCAACAGTTCTCACCTTTGCGTACAGATTTTCATGGAATCTGTGCACGTTTGTAGAATACTTTGGAGAGCAAGCTACTGTCTTCTTTCATGTATCATATGTGATAAATGGAAAActaattttcatcaaattatcCACTAACTTAATTCGAAAGGCATTTCTAATATGAATAAGGTGGACTTGTTACAATGATCATATTCATGCAATCTATAGATAAAAGTTAACCGCATCAGGTGGCCAAACAAGTTTCCCCAGGAAATTTTGATTTgggaaagaaagtagaataaGAGTAAAAGTGAATAATGTGTTTAAGTGTTTGCAGTCAAAGGGCAGAGGGAGTCTGTAGTGTGTGTCTTTGCTGAACTCCTGGTTCTTCTTTGCACAGTGGATATGACGTTGGATGTGGACACAGCCAACAACTATCTCATCATTTCTGAAGACCTGAGGAGTTTCCGAAGTGGGGATTTGAGCCACAATAGGAAGGAGCAAGCTGAGAGGTTCGACACTACCCTGTGTGTCCTGGGTACCCCTCGCTTCACTTCCGGCCGCCATTACTGGGAGGTGGACGTGGGCACCAGCCAAGTGTGGGATGTGGGTGTGTGCAAGGAATCTGTGAACCGACAGGGGATGATTGTGCTTTCTTCAGAACACGGCTTCTTGACTGTGGGTTGCAGAGAAGGAAAGGTCTTTGCTGCCAGCACTGTGCCTATGACTCCTCTCTGGGTGAGTCCCCAGTTGCACAGAGTGGGGATTTTCCTGGATGTAGGTATGAGGTCCATTGCCTTTTACAATGTTAGTGATGGGTGccatatctacacattcatcgaGATTCCTGTTTGCGAGCCATGGCGTCCATTTTTTGCTCATCAACGTGGAAGTCAAGATGATCAGAGCATCCTGAGTATCTGTTCTGTGATCAATCCAGCCAGGGCCAGTGCCCCAGTTTCTTCTGGGggaaagtaaataaacatttcaacATAATCATCTTTAGGAAGTTTCAGTGCGCCCATAGCCATAGCTAAGAACTTTTCTGCTAGATACACATAGGTACAAAGGGACAGAAGGGAAAAAGCCATCACTCTGTAAACCATGAACAGAAAGCAATTATGTTAATGAGGGGAAAATTACATTGTAATTAAAGTTTGTCATGTTGTTTTCTTTGGGGcttatgtttatatttctgttcaataaacattttgaaaattcagattcatttgccaatgttttctattttctgcaagATTAGTGTACTATGTGTTATGGAAGTTATGAACgaaataataatttcaatgtGACCCAACACAGTAACTGAATTTCAAATGATAAGGACCTATGAATACGGcaaaattatatatgttcatGTATTCAGTTTAACCCAACAACCGAACACTGACATTCATTTCAAGTGCACACTGAGTGTTTGCCACGAATATGTGTGGTCTTAGAGAGATCTCATTAGctttaaaattgaaatactatACACCCTCTCCTATGACGGCAACAGAGTCaaattggaaatcaataacaggaagaaaTCCAGAAATTCTCCacttacatgcaaattaaataaccacttctaaataaaatgatcaaatatgAAATGACAATGGAAATTACAGCTATCCTGAGTTGAATGAAAAACACACATTTCCAAAATTTCTAGATGCGGTTGAAGCTCACTGAGAAACTCCTAATAGGAAGAAAATACCGTAATCAATCACCTTAATTTCTACTTGAACTTACTTCACTAAGAGCAATTCAAttgtcagcattttgatcaaaaccaTCTGACAAGTATCTCGGGAGTTCCAGACattctcacatcttcctgtcttcttctgagccctccaaacggttgcaacctctgcccgttacccagttccaaagtcgcttccacattttcaggtacctCAATAGCAGTGcctcactcctggtaccaatatTCTATatcagttcattctcacactgctctaaagaactaccggagactgggtaatttatgaagaaaagaggtttcattaatTTATAGTTCTGCAGGTCGCACGGGGAACATCACTGGGTGGCCTCGGGAAATTtaacaatcatggaggaaggcaaaggggaagcgaACATGAGAGCGGCCAAGGAAACTTTACCACTGTCTTAGTAGAAGCCAGCGGAGCTGCTTTCTGTGAAAAGATGCAACTGGAAAAGAGGTGGAAAGTATCTAACACCCAAACCAACCCCACCAGTGTGCCAGGAATCCTAAGACGCTCTTCTCTAATTCTGAACGGAAGAACTCCGCTTCCAAGACATGAGCATGAATGCAATTCCAGGCTGTAAGATATTTTGGGAGAATATTAGAGAGGCAAATCAACCCACTGGACTTGGTGCTTTCCACAACTGAGGCCACCTGGTATTCCCAAAGAGAACAGAAATGTTGTTCAAGCTTTACTGAaagcagataaaaattaaaagatgtgaGGGATCAGTGCTCCAGGAACCTGGGTCCATAAAATTACAAGCTGGAGAATAACTGCTCCCAGAAAtgtgagtatattttaaaaggatttatatgagaaaataaaccaATTAGAATTATGCCAGAAGAGATAAGCATTTTCTCCCTGCATGCATATGTGTAGATAcggtatgtgtgtgtacatggacATACAGGTGCCAGATTATATTATAGATGCCAATCAATGAAGAAAAGCAATGTGCAAGGATTTCATATAATATATGCACCGCAACATAGGGATTTGTGTTTCTCAATTGGCCTTCACGAGACAAAAGGAATTGAAAACTGCCTTGGCTTTGAATAGGAAAGAAGAGAATCTAGCAGTCACTAGAGAGTGTTTACtgtggagatgattgaattaaaGACTATTAATTTAATCACACTAATGTAATCAAATCCTTTCCCACCTGACCTCCACTTTTACGTTCTTATCCATGAACTCTGATCccctataatatatttaatacatgagGAACCCAATtgtgaacatttttaaagaggaaatgaaTCTCATTTTACTTACGTTGTGATGTAAGGGAAATAGAAAGATTGTAACAGTATCTTTTACCTTTCATTTTAGATGCtgcaactaaaaagaaaaaccgGACTTTCACTGGCTGACTGATTGTCTGGAAAGCGTTTTGCGATTTCTTTCCTAGGCTTCTTAATTAGAATCTTTACATTatagagaaaatgtttttgagagtTGAGTGTGGTCTGTGGAGAGTCCTATTAGTAACGACTACTGGGTAGGTTTAACTCACCTCTtttattgaaatgtgaaaaggtgttacatttataatagaaaactcTTTGAAAGTCACACCATTCATTTGAGAGGAATTTTAAATGTCACcccaaattttaagattttaattaattttcattgATTTCCAAATTTTAATCAATAGGCATAATCTTCAAGATCTTATCTAAAAAATATTACATGGCAATATTTTGTCCTTGTTAATTCAAAAATAACACTGAAAACACAATCGTCTTCCTTTACCGTAAAAACCTGTCCAAAAGTAACCATCTCAATGATGGCAGAATGAAATCAGAATCTGATTGGATTAAAAAGGAAAGGGTGTGGCTAAGGTGGGTGGAGACACCCTCTCGTATAAAAGCCCCTGGCAGGCAGCTCTCACTCCAGATCTGAGCTGTCCAGAGAAGCAGCTGGAGGCCAGGGCAGAAACTCCAGAAGGAGAGGTGAGTTCAATCTCTTGGAATTCATTTTCACAAAAGGCGTATGAGAGTCTAGGGGAATGCAATAATGTCTTGATTCCACAAGAGTTGTCTGAGGCCAACTCCATGACAGACACACTGTATTTCTGGAGGATAATGGGACCTCTGCCCTGGTAACAGTTAGGTAAGTCTTAGATTTTCAATACCAAGGCAAGAGACGTGACAATCTCCATTTGCTTGAATTTCATCAGAATTTGGTAGACTTTCTGAAATGATGGACAGAGGTTCGGTGGCGGCGTTATTCAACGTCAGGTTTTCCTATGGGTTTGGTATTGTTTTCCTATTCTCCCCTTCccacaacccctggcaaccatcattcttctcttattttctgatttttttttgttcagttttttgttccttttaattcagaaagagaaagggaaggaaatgaaaagcaaactTTGTTTGCATTATTTTTGCAGAAAAGATCTGGCCAGATGCTGGGACCTACCTCTTCCAGGATGgggattcattttttctttaattgttttgagacagggtctcgctctgtctgccaggctggagtgcagcggccatTTTCTGATTCTATGAGATCAGTCAACTCAGATTCCACATAACTGAGATCATACAGTGTTTACTTCCTTCAGCCTCACTTATTTTACTTCCCATCATGCCCTCGGCCTTCATCCACATTGGTGCAATGCCAGAattgccttcttttttatggtagaataatccCATGTATATATCACCATTTCCTCATCCATTTTTCTCTCACAGACTCTGGGG contains:
- the LOC129138014 gene encoding ret finger protein-like 4A; amino-acid sequence: MAEHFKQVIRCPVCLKDLEDAVQLKCGYACCLQCLNSLQKEPDGEGLLCRFCSVVSQKDDIKPKYKLRALVSIIKELEPKLKKVLTMNPRMRKFQVDMTLDVDTANNYLIISEDLRSFRSGDLSHNRKEQAERFDTTLCVLGTPRFTSGRHYWEVDVGTSQVWDVGVCKESVNRQGMIVLSSEHGFLTVGCREGKVFAASTVPMTPLWVSPQLHRVGIFLDVGMRSIAFYNVSDGCHIYTFIEIPVCEPWRPFFAHQRGSQDDQSILSICSVINPARASAPVSSGGK